One Paraburkholderia phymatum STM815 genomic window, TCGATGGGCGTTGGAGATAGACTGTCGTTGACCGGCGAGCTCGCTAGCGTGACGCGACGATTTGCGATGCCCGCCGAGCCGGCGACCAATCACACTGAGAGGCGCATCATGGCTGTCACTACCTGGGTTGTCGTTGCCGACGGCAGCCGTGCTCGAATCTTCGAGACACTGGGACTTAAACTGGACTTGCGGGAAATCGAAGACCTCGTCAATGTCGTCCCTGATAGACGGACGCTGACCGAGAAGGATCGTGAAAAATTCGCGAAGACCGTCGCCGACTACATCGAACAGGGACGGCTCCATCAGCGGTATCAGCGATTGCGATTTGCCGTCGAGCCAAAGTTTCTCGGGATGTTGCACGCGCGTCTGAGTGAGGGGACGCGTCACTTGATTTTCGAAGAGATCAACGAAGATCTCTCGGCCCTCGATGCGCGCGAAATTCAAGCGCACCTTCAAAGGCATTAACGGCGACCCGCCCTGTGATAGACCGCATTAAATGCGTCATCCATTGAAAGGCCACGGTCAAGAGATAGCGCCCCTTCCCTCAGGCCTGTCCCTGCTTACCTCCGACAATTTCAGCCATCATCAAATTGACGAGTCCAAGCACACATTTTGTTTTTCGCTCGCCTGGTTGCAGCGCTGGTCTGCACAAATCATCCATTGAGATCGAGACGAGGGCCAGTGTTCTGGCTTTCGTCCCTGGCTCATGTAGACCCCGAAGCATCATCGGTGCCCGACTAGTGTCCAGCGGAGTATGGTAATCGGCCCATTCAAAACTCAACTGCTTAACCGTCCACCGAAGCGGCTCACCCCCAGACCTCGATTGATCGAGCTGGCGAGTTCGTTCTCCAGCGATAGAAAGACCGTTTCCTCAGTCCCTCGGCCGACTATCGCCAGGCGCAGGTTTAGGCGGCCTCGGATCCTCCGCGCTCCAGTCGGGACCGCCATCAATCATCGCCCTTGTCTCCATTTCTCTCCTTCGCGCCCTGTATGCCGGGCTGTCCGTTGCTCAGCCATTGCTCGCCTCGCCAGCGTGCCCAAAGTATGTATCTCCTTTTCAACATCCGGGGTCCACGGACGGCCATAGTTAAGCCGGATGTGACGGCGAAATTCTCGGCCGCATGAAAAGACTGCAC contains:
- a CDS encoding host attachment protein yields the protein MAVTTWVVVADGSRARIFETLGLKLDLREIEDLVNVVPDRRTLTEKDREKFAKTVADYIEQGRLHQRYQRLRFAVEPKFLGMLHARLSEGTRHLIFEEINEDLSALDAREIQAHLQRH